One segment of Erigeron canadensis isolate Cc75 chromosome 2, C_canadensis_v1, whole genome shotgun sequence DNA contains the following:
- the LOC122587963 gene encoding transcription factor MYB1-like: protein MAEKDDESSQNNKIKGSWSPKEDATLVSLVGKHGARNWSSISCGIPGRSGKSCRLRWCNQLSPNVEHGPFTPQEDDVIIRAHEVHGNKWATISRLLRGRTDNAIKNHWNSTLRHRAGSNSASTKRSFGDVSNESIQSDETGSKRHSPVVLVDSNGPETLLSLMPPGEMMVVEGQAENKVVEVALNDDKDDKWIAGIDDTCLMSIMKRMIAKEVQTYINSLWAKEDFGFTFQPTSQKRK from the coding sequence ATGGCGGAAAAGGATGACGAAAGTAGTCAAAACAACAAGATCAAGGGTTCTTGGAGCCCAAAAGAGGACGCCACCCTTGTGTCGCTAGTGGGAAAGCACGGTGCGCGCAACTGGTCCTCTATTAGTTGCGGCATCCCTGGCCGTTCTGGCAAGTCTTGTCGCCTAAGATGGTGTAACCAGCTTAGCCCAAACGTGGAACATGGCCCATTTACTCCACAAGAAGATGATGTTATAATTCGAGCCCATGAGGTTCATGGCAACAAATGGGCCACTATCTCTAGGCTTCTTCGTGGGCGAACTGATAATGCTATAAAGAACCATTGGAATTCTACACTTAGGCATCGGGCAGGGTCAAACTCAGCCAGCACTAAACGTTCATTTGGTGATGTGTCAAATGAGTCAATTCAGTCAGATGAAACTGGGTCAAAAAGACATAGCCCGGTTGTATTAGTGGACTCAAATGGGCCAGAGACATTATTGAGTCTTATGCCTCCCGGAGAGATGATGGTAGTTGAAGGTCAAGCGGAGAACAAGGTCGTGGAAGTGGCGCTGAATGATGATAAGGACGACAAGTGGATTGCGGGCATTGATGACACGTGTTTGATGTCCATCATGAAGCGTATGATAGCAAAGGAGGTTCAAACATATATCA